One window of the Betaproteobacteria bacterium genome contains the following:
- a CDS encoding helix-turn-helix domain-containing protein, protein MDIAEVAKLTGMPASTLRYYEEKGLIASTGRDGLRRRFGPRVLDRLAVIALGRAAGFSLDEIRAMFTREGGLAIDRAALVAKADELDRTIKRLQAVSSGLRHAAVCKAPSHLECASFQRFMTAAAHGALTRDERKRGAGKRVVAERAGKRQFG, encoded by the coding sequence ATGGACATCGCGGAAGTGGCGAAATTGACTGGCATGCCGGCCTCGACGTTGCGGTACTACGAGGAAAAGGGACTGATTGCCTCCACCGGGCGCGACGGGCTGCGCCGCCGTTTCGGCCCGCGTGTGCTGGACCGGCTCGCGGTGATTGCGCTCGGTCGTGCGGCGGGATTTTCATTGGACGAAATCCGTGCCATGTTCACGCGCGAGGGCGGGCTCGCCATCGATCGCGCGGCGCTCGTCGCCAAGGCCGACGAACTCGATCGCACCATCAAGCGCCTGCAGGCCGTCAGCAGCGGCCTGCGACATGCCGCCGTTTGCAAGGCGCCCAGCCACCTCGAGTGCGCGTCATTCCAGCGCTTTATGACTGCTGCGGCGCACGGTGCGTTGACACGAGACGAAAGGAAGCGCGGTGCCGGCAAGCGGGTGGTCGCGGAGCGTGCGGGCAAGCGCCAGTTTGGATAA
- a CDS encoding glycoside hydrolase family 16 protein, translated as MRAFHLNPFNFASHFFACAAALFATTAIANGNALAVPADYKLVWSDEFDVDGPPDPAKWNFDTANNKRGWDNHELQYYPGPDAGNARVKGGRLFITAKKESPSSAADWGGQRYTSARLTTKGKAAWTYGFFEVRAKMPCGKGTWPAIWMLGTTGDWPAQGELDILEHVGSEPTRVFSTVHMSAGHGGNGVGGASRNVDACGKFHSYQMHWNADGVRFGLDGFAHLKYPNLKLGSRAWPFDAPQFMLLNLAIGGDLGGEVDDRIFPRAMEVDYVRVYQSDGK; from the coding sequence ATGCGCGCTTTCCACTTGAATCCTTTCAATTTCGCAAGCCATTTTTTCGCTTGCGCGGCCGCGCTCTTTGCGACCACTGCCATTGCGAACGGAAATGCGCTCGCCGTTCCCGCTGACTACAAACTGGTCTGGTCAGACGAATTCGACGTTGACGGACCGCCCGATCCGGCCAAGTGGAACTTCGACACGGCGAACAACAAGCGGGGCTGGGACAATCACGAGCTGCAGTATTACCCGGGGCCCGATGCGGGGAACGCGCGCGTCAAGGGCGGCCGGCTGTTCATTACGGCGAAAAAGGAAAGCCCGTCGAGCGCCGCGGATTGGGGCGGCCAGCGCTATACCTCGGCACGGTTGACGACAAAGGGCAAGGCGGCATGGACGTACGGATTCTTTGAAGTGCGCGCGAAGATGCCCTGCGGCAAGGGAACGTGGCCGGCGATCTGGATGCTCGGCACGACCGGCGACTGGCCCGCTCAGGGAGAACTCGATATCCTGGAACATGTCGGCAGCGAACCGACGCGCGTTTTCAGCACGGTACATATGTCAGCCGGGCACGGCGGCAACGGCGTCGGTGGCGCATCGCGCAATGTCGATGCGTGCGGCAAATTTCACTCTTATCAGATGCACTGGAATGCCGACGGCGTGCGCTTCGGCCTCGATGGTTTCGCGCACCTGAAATATCCCAACCTGAAACTTGGCTCACGCGCATGGCCATTCGACGCGCCGCAATTCATGTTGCTCAACCTCGCCATCGGCGGCGATCTTGGCGGGGAGGTCGATGACCGGATATTTCCCCGCGCGATGGAAGTCGACTACGTGCGCGTGTATCAGTCCGACGGGAAGTAG
- a CDS encoding DUF1801 domain-containing protein yields MKKSDTSEAPSASELITKRIADLGDWRGETLSRMRKLIKAADPDVVETWKWMGTPVWEHAGIICTGESYKDKVKLTFAKGASLKDPAHLFNASLDGNARRAIDIHEGEAVDAFAFKALIREAVGLNCGGNVKAAKKPT; encoded by the coding sequence ATGAAAAAATCGGACACGAGCGAAGCCCCGTCTGCATCGGAACTCATCACGAAAAGAATCGCCGATCTCGGGGATTGGCGCGGCGAGACGCTCAGCAGAATGAGGAAGCTCATCAAGGCGGCAGACCCGGACGTCGTCGAAACGTGGAAATGGATGGGCACGCCAGTGTGGGAGCACGCCGGCATCATCTGCACGGGCGAATCCTACAAGGACAAAGTGAAGCTCACCTTCGCCAAGGGCGCATCACTGAAGGATCCGGCCCATCTCTTCAACGCGAGCCTCGACGGAAACGCACGCCGCGCGATCGACATCCACGAAGGAGAAGCCGTGGACGCATTCGCCTTCAAGGCGCTCATTCGCGAAGCGGTCGGGCTCAACTGTGGTGGTAATGTGAAGGCCGCGAAGAAACCAACGTGA